The Crocinitomicaceae bacterium genome includes a region encoding these proteins:
- a CDS encoding FkbM family methyltransferase → MLKQTVKTFLDYINQKKITKEIQRRIESTNLLIDASDAEKSDWAERIKLAKTCPDTIKIEVIPEAGTLEGDYLIMHNGLKILPLSYYGYPMLKLLLENKGIHEPQEEYVFQEVLKSIKSGSTMIELGAYWSFYSMWFQKKISGAKNFMIEPWEISHGIKNFKINKLKGNFFQYYVDEKPGIHHDGSKIISIDNFIHDQRINFVDILHSDIQGNEFKMLKGAENLINSRNVGYIFISTHSNELHNACHSHLKNKGYLELCSANMEETYSFDGLLVFKNPDYDGIETIEIAHKTN, encoded by the coding sequence ATGTTGAAGCAAACGGTTAAAACTTTTTTGGATTATATCAATCAAAAAAAAATCACAAAAGAGATACAGAGACGAATTGAAAGTACTAATCTTCTAATTGATGCCAGTGATGCTGAAAAATCAGATTGGGCAGAACGAATAAAATTAGCAAAAACATGCCCGGATACTATTAAAATTGAAGTCATACCTGAAGCAGGAACTCTGGAAGGAGATTATTTGATAATGCACAACGGTTTAAAAATTTTACCACTCAGTTATTATGGTTACCCAATGCTAAAATTATTGCTTGAAAATAAGGGAATCCATGAACCTCAAGAGGAGTACGTATTTCAAGAGGTACTGAAAAGCATCAAATCTGGTAGTACGATGATTGAACTTGGAGCCTACTGGTCTTTTTATTCAATGTGGTTTCAAAAAAAAATAAGTGGTGCTAAAAATTTCATGATTGAACCATGGGAAATAAGCCATGGTATCAAGAATTTTAAAATCAACAAATTAAAGGGAAACTTTTTTCAATATTACGTTGATGAAAAACCAGGTATACACCACGATGGTTCAAAGATTATTTCAATAGACAATTTTATTCACGATCAAAGGATAAATTTTGTTGACATACTGCACAGTGACATTCAGGGAAATGAATTCAAAATGTTGAAGGGAGCTGAAAATTTGATTAATTCAAGAAATGTGGGTTATATTTTTATCTCCACTCATTCAAATGAATTACACAATGCTTGTCACTCCCATCTGAAAAATAAAGGTTACTTAGAATTATGTTCAGCAAATATGGAAGAAACCTATTCATTTGATGGTTTATTAGTCTTTAAGAATCCAGATTACGATGGAATTGAAACAATTGAAATTGCGCATAAAACCAATTAG
- a CDS encoding FkbM family methyltransferase, translating into MERSKKITMKLSRFFKKSETVVNIPFGKYILFYSEGTSIVERFKRDGHYEPEFVSHLVHSLKSIDGEKIFIDIGANIGMISLDCLNQVESLKIYAFEPGKHQFNLFQKTIQENNLSDTISLNPLALSNSKGSVDFYVHSTEHVSGDGFVDTKRAGKTKVVKVLTDTLDNWYHESTLSRCDVIKIDTEGAEFFILQGGRQLIEKFRPIIYIEINDKNIKNYPFEIDDLLRLFNEIGYNIFTLKNQIVDSDNILSYIRENDTFILTPINK; encoded by the coding sequence ATGGAAAGAAGTAAAAAAATAACTATGAAATTAAGTAGGTTTTTTAAAAAATCAGAGACGGTTGTTAATATACCATTTGGGAAATATATACTCTTTTACAGCGAAGGCACTTCAATTGTGGAACGTTTTAAGCGAGACGGGCATTACGAGCCTGAGTTTGTGAGTCATTTAGTTCATTCACTGAAATCAATAGATGGTGAAAAAATATTTATTGATATCGGAGCGAACATCGGGATGATTTCTTTAGATTGTCTTAATCAAGTTGAATCGCTTAAAATTTATGCATTTGAGCCAGGCAAACATCAGTTTAACCTGTTCCAAAAAACTATTCAGGAAAATAATTTGTCAGATACAATAAGCTTGAATCCTTTGGCTTTAAGCAACTCAAAAGGATCAGTTGATTTCTACGTCCATTCAACTGAACATGTATCCGGAGACGGATTTGTTGACACCAAACGCGCCGGCAAAACTAAAGTAGTCAAAGTTTTGACTGACACCTTAGATAATTGGTATCATGAAAGTACCCTTTCTAGGTGTGATGTTATTAAAATTGATACTGAAGGAGCAGAGTTTTTTATTCTTCAAGGTGGACGACAGCTGATTGAAAAATTTCGACCAATAATCTACATTGAAATTAATGATAAGAATATCAAGAACTATCCTTTTGAGATTGACGATTTACTGCGTCTATTTAATGAAATTGGTTACAATATCTTTACTCTTAAAAATCAAATTGTAGATTCTGACAATATTTTAAGTTACATTCGTGAAAATGACACATTTATTCTTACTCCAATCAATAAATAG
- a CDS encoding ABC transporter ATP-binding protein has translation MSEIILDVEGVSKQYRLGQSGTGTISHDLNRYWHRLRGKEDPYLNVTEANVREQKSVNPYVWAVKDISFQLKEGEVMGVVGKNGAGKSTLLKLLSRITGPTTGTIRMKGRISSLLEVGTGFHPELTGRENIFLNGAILGMKRFEIQMKLDEIVAFSGCANYLDTPVKRYSSGMIVRLGFAVAAHLESEILVVDEVLAVGDQEFQKKCIGKMQDISKGGRAVLFVSHNLSTLLNLCQSGILLKNGELVYKGTIQDTIGKYLQGTNFEKNTKFDLTNFTEREGTGELKFISIEFCNPNNSQNTFLIGDNLEMNIELESRILKKVRFAIYIYRYDETLLSNIENMDSDFEIIPFVGKKKLSVTFRDIRFYPGEYKVGLWIGDALSSQHIDLLRFCANFSVEDGSNIVKRSLPQRSGVIFLNPEWKEVKK, from the coding sequence ATGTCCGAAATAATACTTGATGTAGAGGGTGTTTCCAAACAGTATAGACTTGGTCAATCAGGGACTGGGACAATTTCACATGATTTAAACCGATATTGGCATCGTTTACGAGGTAAAGAGGATCCATATTTAAATGTTACTGAAGCAAACGTAAGAGAACAAAAATCTGTAAACCCTTATGTCTGGGCAGTGAAAGATATTTCATTTCAACTGAAGGAAGGTGAGGTAATGGGGGTAGTTGGAAAAAATGGCGCGGGAAAATCTACCTTACTGAAATTGTTATCGCGAATTACAGGACCAACAACCGGTACAATCAGAATGAAAGGAAGAATATCTTCATTGTTAGAGGTGGGCACCGGATTTCATCCTGAATTGACCGGTAGGGAAAACATCTTTCTCAACGGTGCTATCCTTGGAATGAAACGATTTGAAATACAAATGAAGTTGGACGAAATTGTTGCATTTTCAGGTTGTGCAAATTACTTAGATACCCCGGTAAAAAGATATTCTTCCGGAATGATTGTTAGATTAGGATTTGCCGTTGCAGCACACCTGGAATCAGAAATTTTAGTGGTTGATGAAGTTTTGGCCGTTGGAGATCAAGAGTTTCAGAAGAAATGCATAGGCAAAATGCAGGACATTTCAAAAGGAGGAAGAGCAGTTTTATTCGTTAGTCATAATTTGAGTACACTGCTTAATCTTTGTCAGTCTGGTATTTTATTGAAAAATGGTGAATTAGTTTACAAGGGAACCATTCAAGATACCATTGGAAAATATCTTCAAGGTACAAATTTTGAGAAAAACACGAAGTTCGATCTTACGAATTTCACCGAAAGAGAAGGTACTGGTGAATTAAAATTTATATCCATTGAATTTTGTAATCCTAATAATTCTCAAAATACCTTTTTGATTGGAGATAATCTGGAAATGAACATTGAATTAGAAAGTAGGATTTTAAAAAAAGTTCGTTTTGCGATTTATATATATCGGTATGATGAAACGTTATTATCCAATATTGAAAATATGGATAGTGATTTTGAAATAATTCCTTTTGTTGGAAAGAAAAAGTTATCAGTAACTTTTAGAGATATTCGTTTTTATCCTGGTGAATATAAAGTAGGATTGTGGATTGGAGATGCCCTTTCTTCACAACATATTGATTTATTAAGATTTTGTGCTAATTTTTCTGTAGAGGATGGCTCCAACATTGTGAAAAGAAGTTTGCCGCAAAGAAGCGGAGTAATATTTCTGAATCCTGAATGGAAAGAAGTAAAAAAATAA
- a CDS encoding ABC transporter permease: MNRSNHWDLIISPQKKLFTLRLNELIYYRDLIFLFVKRDFITQYKQTILGPIWIVLQPLLTSFVLTIVFGYIAKIESGAPTILFMMAGVTVWNFFADCVTKTSETFIANQNLFGKVYFPRMVVPISIILTNQIKFFIQFGLFILFYFYFVIFVGLGSSIEFSPQILLLPFLILLMAGLGLGTGLIIASLTIKYRDLRFLIQFGIQLLMYASPVVYPLKVVPEKYQWILLANPMTSIIETFKYGFFGETVAIFSWLHLAYTSLITLFICLIGVWSFNRVEQSFMDTI; this comes from the coding sequence ATGAATCGTTCCAATCATTGGGATCTAATTATCTCTCCTCAAAAAAAGTTATTTACTCTTAGACTAAATGAATTAATCTATTACCGCGATTTAATTTTTCTGTTTGTTAAACGTGATTTTATTACGCAATACAAACAAACTATTCTTGGACCCATTTGGATAGTACTTCAGCCACTTTTGACATCTTTTGTTCTTACAATTGTCTTTGGTTATATCGCCAAAATTGAAAGCGGTGCACCAACAATTCTTTTCATGATGGCGGGAGTGACGGTTTGGAATTTTTTTGCTGATTGTGTAACAAAAACTTCCGAAACTTTTATTGCTAATCAGAATTTATTTGGAAAGGTATATTTTCCCAGAATGGTGGTTCCAATAAGTATAATATTAACCAACCAAATTAAGTTTTTTATCCAGTTCGGACTCTTCATTTTGTTCTATTTCTACTTCGTTATTTTTGTGGGTTTAGGCTCCAGCATTGAGTTTTCTCCGCAAATTTTATTGCTCCCTTTTTTAATTTTATTGATGGCAGGTTTGGGCTTAGGTACCGGTTTAATTATTGCATCTCTTACTATTAAATATCGTGATTTAAGGTTTTTAATTCAGTTTGGTATTCAACTTTTAATGTACGCTTCTCCCGTTGTCTATCCTTTAAAAGTTGTACCTGAAAAATATCAATGGATTTTGCTCGCCAATCCAATGACAAGTATAATAGAAACTTTCAAGTACGGTTTTTTTGGTGAAACAGTGGCAATTTTCAGTTGGTTGCATCTGGCTTATACTAGTCTTATTACTCTATTCATTTGCCTCATTGGTGTTTGGTCATTTAATCGGGTAGAGCAGTCATTCATGGATACGATCTAA
- the hisF gene encoding imidazole glycerol phosphate synthase subunit HisF codes for MRRIRVIPILLVKEGRLVKTTNFSNPRYIGDPINTVKIFNEKGVDEIALIDISAGLQGQQPNFSLIRDISSEAFMPFSYGGGIQDFDAAAEILKSGVEKIIVNSLAFKSRETLIRIANTFGSQSLVISVDIRKNIFGKYSVYSRSGTKNEKMSPVNFARSMEENGAGELIIHNIDREGTSKGFDFDLIESITSAVNIPCIALGGASGLSDFRLAVVEAGASAVAAGNLFVYNGPHKAVLINYPSEDKLYNEIYSKI; via the coding sequence ATGCGGAGGATTAGGGTTATTCCAATATTACTGGTAAAAGAAGGGCGACTGGTTAAGACTACTAACTTTTCAAATCCTCGGTATATTGGTGATCCCATTAATACTGTAAAAATATTCAATGAAAAGGGTGTAGATGAAATAGCTCTGATTGATATTTCTGCTGGCCTACAGGGGCAGCAACCAAATTTTTCATTAATTCGAGATATATCGTCAGAAGCTTTTATGCCTTTTAGCTATGGAGGTGGAATTCAGGATTTTGATGCTGCTGCCGAAATATTAAAATCGGGTGTAGAAAAGATAATTGTTAATTCATTGGCATTTAAAAGTAGGGAGACTTTGATTAGGATTGCAAATACCTTCGGATCACAGAGTCTTGTTATCTCCGTGGATATTAGAAAGAATATTTTTGGCAAATATTCTGTTTACTCAAGATCTGGAACAAAAAACGAAAAAATGTCACCGGTCAATTTTGCTAGATCAATGGAAGAGAATGGGGCAGGTGAATTGATTATTCATAACATTGATCGAGAAGGTACATCCAAAGGGTTTGATTTTGATTTGATAGAAAGTATTACAAGTGCAGTGAACATCCCTTGTATTGCACTTGGAGGCGCTTCGGGTCTAAGTGATTTTAGATTGGCCGTCGTAGAAGCCGGAGCATCGGCGGTTGCAGCTGGAAATTTATTTGTTTATAATGGACCGCACAAAGCGGTGTTGATTAATTACCCGTCTGAGGATAAGCTCTATAATGAAATATATTCAAAAATTTAA
- the hisH gene encoding imidazole glycerol phosphate synthase subunit HisH, which yields MVVIIDYGAGNSGSIVNMLKRIGKQAIVTSDQKIIDQAERLILPGVGAFDYGMQNLEERNLIEILKKKAFIDKVPFLGICLGMQLMTKGSEEGIKSGLSWFDAQTIKFTKQDIPLPLKIPHMGWAEVKVKHQNELVDYHLTGQRFYFVHSYFVRANNQSDVILTANYGNEFACGLAKDNLFAVQFHPEKSHKFGQELLKQFTSL from the coding sequence ATGGTTGTTATTATTGACTATGGCGCAGGTAATTCGGGTTCAATCGTGAACATGTTGAAGCGTATTGGTAAGCAAGCAATCGTTACAAGTGATCAAAAAATTATCGACCAAGCTGAAAGGCTAATATTGCCAGGAGTAGGAGCCTTTGATTATGGAATGCAAAACCTTGAGGAAAGGAATTTAATAGAAATCCTGAAAAAAAAAGCATTTATTGACAAGGTGCCTTTTCTAGGAATTTGTCTTGGAATGCAATTAATGACAAAGGGTAGTGAAGAAGGGATTAAATCTGGTCTTTCATGGTTTGATGCTCAGACAATCAAGTTTACCAAACAAGATATTCCATTGCCACTCAAAATACCACACATGGGATGGGCCGAGGTAAAGGTCAAACATCAAAACGAATTGGTCGATTATCACCTTACAGGTCAAAGATTCTACTTTGTTCATTCATATTTTGTTAGAGCAAATAATCAAAGCGACGTAATTTTAACAGCAAATTATGGAAATGAATTCGCTTGTGGTCTGGCAAAAGACAATTTGTTCGCTGTTCAGTTTCACCCGGAAAAAAGTCATAAATTTGGTCAAGAACTTCTTAAACAATTTACCTCATTATAA
- a CDS encoding N-acetyl sugar amidotransferase translates to MDTVQFKSCRKCILDQRDDPDIYIDSNGICNHCHEYYEKARIGLIGGVEAQEKLDLIFKRIKTARRGKYDSILGVSGGVDSTYVAWIAKKHGLNPLLVHFDNGWNSELAVQNIENIVTNLGFDLITYVVDWDEFKDIQLAYFKANVVDIEAITDHAILATLYNVAKKNQIHFILSGTNITTEAILPSHWVHRKTDWLNIKDIHKQYGQKKLRTFPYLSHYRFLYFTHIYKINSVSPLNYLNYSKNEAKEIIQRELGWRDYGGKHYESIFTRFYQGFILPTKFGIDKRKAHLSSLICSGQITRENALKELSSSDYDVKKIEEDKEFVLKKLGFTEKEFSDYLNAPARSHLEFASYVKTTWKKQPLILRVLKPLYKLIRKK, encoded by the coding sequence ATGGACACAGTTCAATTTAAATCTTGCAGAAAGTGCATTCTTGATCAGAGAGATGATCCGGATATTTATATTGATTCTAATGGGATTTGCAATCACTGTCATGAGTACTATGAAAAGGCAAGAATTGGATTGATAGGTGGAGTTGAAGCCCAGGAAAAGCTGGATTTGATATTTAAAAGAATTAAAACAGCGAGAAGAGGAAAATATGATTCCATTCTCGGCGTAAGCGGAGGCGTTGATAGTACTTATGTTGCTTGGATCGCAAAAAAGCATGGACTGAACCCACTTTTAGTTCATTTTGATAATGGATGGAATTCCGAGTTGGCAGTCCAAAATATTGAAAACATTGTAACCAATTTAGGTTTTGATTTAATAACTTACGTTGTCGATTGGGATGAATTCAAGGATATTCAATTAGCATATTTTAAAGCAAATGTCGTGGATATTGAAGCGATAACCGATCATGCCATTCTTGCAACCCTTTATAATGTTGCGAAGAAAAATCAAATACATTTTATACTTAGTGGAACCAACATTACCACTGAAGCTATTCTTCCATCGCATTGGGTACATCGTAAGACTGATTGGTTGAATATTAAGGACATTCATAAACAATATGGACAGAAGAAGCTAAGGACTTTCCCATACCTCAGCCACTATAGATTCCTTTATTTTACTCACATTTACAAAATAAATTCTGTTTCACCGTTAAATTACCTCAATTATTCTAAGAACGAGGCTAAGGAAATTATTCAGCGCGAATTAGGATGGAGGGATTACGGGGGAAAACACTACGAATCTATCTTTACTAGGTTTTATCAGGGTTTTATTCTCCCAACTAAATTTGGTATAGACAAAAGAAAAGCGCATTTATCATCGCTGATTTGTAGTGGGCAAATTACGAGAGAAAATGCATTGAAGGAATTGTCTTCTAGTGATTATGATGTGAAAAAAATCGAGGAAGATAAAGAGTTTGTTTTAAAGAAATTAGGGTTTACAGAAAAGGAATTTTCTGACTATCTCAATGCACCTGCGAGATCTCATCTAGAATTTGCCTCTTACGTAAAAACGACATGGAAAAAGCAACCATTAATTTTACGTGTATTAAAACCGTTATACAAGCTTATTAGAAAAAAATAA
- a CDS encoding polysaccharide biosynthesis tyrosine autokinase yields the protein MNINQKHKNTLIETKDLMMIGRIFIKNLTIIFLIPLTAYIIGYIYTYRLTDIYGAEAQLLLKSNETYDYQDQIYQGLGAYSTYTDIQNQIRILQSRGLIGEVIDKMDLEVSQFIVGRLRRQEVYFTLPFNCDVVVSDPKIFEIPISIEILDENRYELIYELDGNQEEYTGEFERQLKTDHFHVTLNKLYGFDDDGLDIIKKSKYEIVVHTRDYLIAKYQSNIQVENIEFTSILNVSVTDEIANRGTAFLDTLCNTYVDYSKRIQLEVNQNTLDNIQKQIDTVRQFIEEKEASILNYKENNAILDIDRESSQYFVEYFEINKAIREFEEQRASIALLEKYLSSENEDRTIPPYFYIEKADNNLADLLTELRMKQSKLETLRTQISEDNTGYKNLRKEIQILKGDVKLYLSNLRVAIISKIELLNEELSNYRGKIVELPKSAQDIMNIQRELDVNNKMYLYLLEKKTNTLITRAGIIPQVRIIEETRSLGVVRPDKTKIKTTALLAGLILALVIAFLRTFFFDKIETVKELSEITNLSLIGGVPHVSQMQPYSISVDSNPKSQLTESFRTIRTNLSFLAADVQKSKTILISSFFPGEGKTFTSVNLATILARSDKKVLLLDFDLHKPKIHKMFQISNEIGVTSCLIGKSGFNEIIRNPGIQNLDIISAGPIAPNPSELVLKLQIDQLFERVKSEYDFVIIDTPPFGLLNDALTLSVHADIFMVVANTKVLRKKGVSLIEEILEKLNIKEKGIVLNGVKQRRLNYYYSKYIYKYNYGYSYGYGYGYGSTYHDSTES from the coding sequence ATGAATATTAATCAGAAGCATAAAAATACTCTTATCGAAACCAAGGATTTGATGATGATAGGCAGAATTTTCATCAAGAACTTGACAATAATCTTTTTAATTCCACTTACTGCCTATATAATTGGCTATATATATACTTATCGTCTCACTGATATTTATGGAGCAGAGGCACAACTGTTGTTGAAGTCAAACGAAACATATGATTATCAAGATCAGATATACCAAGGATTGGGAGCCTACTCAACTTATACCGACATACAAAATCAGATACGAATACTCCAATCAAGAGGACTAATAGGAGAGGTGATTGATAAAATGGATCTTGAAGTTTCACAATTCATTGTGGGTAGATTACGACGTCAAGAGGTGTATTTTACTCTCCCGTTTAATTGTGACGTAGTGGTCTCGGATCCTAAAATATTTGAAATTCCGATTAGCATTGAAATTCTAGATGAGAATCGGTATGAGTTAATCTATGAATTGGATGGAAACCAGGAAGAGTATACCGGTGAGTTTGAAAGACAATTGAAGACTGATCACTTTCACGTTACACTTAACAAACTTTATGGGTTTGATGATGATGGACTTGATATTATTAAAAAGTCAAAGTATGAAATTGTTGTCCACACAAGAGATTACTTGATTGCCAAATACCAGTCTAATATTCAAGTAGAAAATATTGAATTTACAAGTATTTTGAATGTGTCAGTAACGGATGAAATTGCAAACCGCGGAACGGCCTTTCTCGATACACTTTGCAATACTTACGTTGACTACTCCAAAAGAATTCAACTTGAAGTCAATCAGAATACCCTTGACAATATTCAAAAGCAAATTGATACAGTTCGTCAATTTATTGAAGAAAAAGAAGCAAGTATTTTAAACTATAAAGAAAACAACGCTATACTTGATATTGATCGGGAGAGCAGCCAGTACTTCGTTGAATACTTTGAAATTAATAAAGCAATTCGAGAATTTGAAGAACAAAGAGCTTCTATTGCATTGCTTGAAAAGTATTTGAGTTCTGAAAATGAAGACCGGACAATACCTCCGTATTTCTATATAGAAAAGGCAGATAATAATCTTGCAGATTTGTTAACAGAATTGAGAATGAAGCAAAGTAAATTGGAAACTCTTAGGACTCAAATCTCTGAGGACAATACTGGATATAAAAATTTGAGAAAAGAAATACAAATACTTAAAGGAGATGTGAAACTCTACCTCTCGAATCTTCGGGTTGCTATAATCTCAAAAATTGAACTTTTAAATGAAGAGTTGAGTAATTATAGAGGTAAAATTGTCGAACTCCCAAAATCTGCACAAGATATCATGAATATCCAGCGTGAGCTGGATGTGAATAACAAAATGTATTTATATCTTTTAGAAAAGAAAACGAATACCTTAATCACCAGAGCAGGTATTATTCCGCAAGTGAGAATCATTGAAGAAACCAGATCCCTGGGAGTTGTTAGACCGGATAAAACAAAGATTAAAACAACGGCATTGCTCGCTGGATTAATTCTTGCGCTTGTAATAGCCTTTTTGCGTACATTTTTCTTTGATAAAATTGAAACGGTCAAGGAGTTGTCCGAAATAACAAATCTTAGCCTCATCGGAGGGGTACCTCATGTGTCACAAATGCAGCCTTATTCAATCTCTGTAGATAGTAACCCTAAGTCCCAACTTACTGAAAGTTTTAGGACTATCAGAACGAATCTGTCTTTTTTGGCTGCCGATGTGCAGAAATCAAAAACGATACTCATTTCTTCTTTTTTTCCAGGAGAAGGCAAAACTTTTACATCAGTCAATCTTGCGACGATATTAGCCAGGTCTGACAAGAAAGTTCTTCTGCTGGATTTTGATTTACATAAGCCTAAGATTCATAAAATGTTTCAAATATCCAACGAAATAGGGGTAACGTCGTGCCTTATTGGAAAATCAGGTTTCAATGAAATAATTAGAAATCCGGGAATACAGAATTTGGATATAATCTCTGCAGGTCCAATTGCTCCAAACCCTTCTGAATTAGTACTTAAATTGCAAATCGATCAATTATTTGAACGAGTTAAGAGTGAATACGATTTTGTTATCATCGACACACCTCCATTTGGATTATTGAATGATGCGTTAACCCTTTCTGTACATGCAGATATATTCATGGTTGTAGCTAATACAAAAGTATTACGAAAAAAAGGAGTCAGTTTAATTGAGGAGATATTGGAAAAATTAAACATAAAAGAAAAGGGTATTGTTCTGAATGGTGTCAAACAACGTAGGTTGAATTACTACTATTCAAAATACATATATAAGTACAACTATGGATATTCATATGGATATGGGTATGGCTATGGAAGTACTTATCACGATTCAACTGAGAGCTAA